The Poseidonibacter antarcticus genome includes the window AGGTAAAATTATTGAAATATAGATTGCAAAATAATATTAAACTATCCCATAAACCTTGCTTAATAATGTATTGGGAGACTTAAAGATGTAATCTGGAATAGCAATACTTCTAAATCTCTGTTCAAAATCATCTTCACTAAATTCTAATACATTTAAAAGTTTATCCAGTATGTCTTCTATATTTGAATCATTCATATAGTTAAATTTTTCTTTTACTTCTATATAAGTATATCTACTATCATCTATCTCTACTAAAACATTTTCTTTATCAATTATTTTCAATGTATCATCTCTTGCTAGTATCATTTGAAATTGAAAACTTCCTGCTCTCCATTCTGTAAAAAATCTATTACTTATAAAGCTAGTGTGTTTACTCTTTGCAAATAGTTTATTATTAAAATAGCTATTCATTTCACTCTCTATTTGGTTATTTTCAATAAAAGGTAAAGTATCTTTCTGAGGTGACATTATATAAGATGAATTCAATTTATAATCTACAATGTTAAACATTTTAGAATCTTGCTTTTCTGATAGCTGCTTAAAAGTATTCTTCATTACTATTACATTTGTATTTATAGCTTTTTCTTCTCTATGTCTTCGTACTCTTCCACAAATTTGAATAATTGACCTTGTCGATGTAGACTCTACTATGCACCAATCAAAGTCGTGATCCCTACCTACCTCTTCTACTCCTGTACTTATAACAATATTTACAATATCTGTCGTGTTTTCATCTTTTTTATTGTAAGCTTCTTTAATAATACTACTATCTAAGAAAGGGTCTATTTTTCCTTTTCTATAAAGTGCTTCATCTAATTTCTTTTCTAAAAAAATCCTTGTCCCTAAAAGAAGTCTTCCATGATAAAACATTAAATTTAATCTTATATTTTGTTTGTCTAAATCCTCTGCTTGATTATTAAATTCATTAGCAATTTTATAAGCATCTTTTATGCTATTTGCTTTAACTAAGCCAATTGAAGTCTGTATATCCTTATAGCTATATTTATTTTTATGATGAAGTTCTATGCTGTTTTCGACATAATCTGAAAGACTAGTATTATCAAAAATGACAGCCTTATTATTCCAATCGTTTTTTTCTATGTCCTTTGATAACTTTTCGATACTACCTTTTAGCTTATCTTTTACTTCTAGTTTTTCTATGTTTTCAGTAGAATATGATTCATTTATGAAATCACTAAGCAAATGAACATTAAAATCTCTATTAACTCCCTCATATAAAGAAAAATCTCTATTGCCCTCATAATAAGCATCTGATATAGCAGTCGCTACTTCTTTTGATAATGTCGCAGTAGTTATGATTAAATTCTTCCCAAAAAGTCCACATAGATATATCATTCTAGTCACTGATTTAAAATCTTCAGTGCCATACATATCAATTTCATCAATTATTAAATCAGAACTCATTAGTCTTAATTGTGCCAATATGTGATTAGATTTTCTCCAGTCAGTGGCTTTTATTAAATAATCAATAGTTGAAATAAGAACAGGAGTATCTATTAATGTCTCTCTTTTTCGATTATAAGCTTGTGTTTTAATATATTTTGGCAAGTTTGAACTTCTCAGTCCTCCATCTAAATCTATATTCTCATAAGAATCAACCTTATCATTTTCTATACATTCTTCTTCTAATTTTTTATTCAGTTCTAAAGCATCTGTTGAACCTATTAGTGTAGCAATATTATCTCTATTGATAAAGTCTTCATAAACCTTAGCTGTTTGTGTAGTTAAAGTTCGTAATCCTAACGCAACACTTAATCTAATGCCAGAATCTCCAGAAAGCATAGCAGCTATTTTAATACCTGTAATTGTTTTTCCAC containing:
- a CDS encoding CRISPR-associated endonuclease Cas3'', translated to MYKINIVSRCQKNALKKTRAIVDLYAKRISDKTWQCNITNEGLQNLVSHLRKEARRNTSVSIYIFKEGVMKLFVIIGNKNKFGIDGSCPVSTSDISSHDKYFKSSGNKNISEYKQLLNLIGYSHDLGKMSNYFQKFLSNPKKPNKDLLRHELLSVLFYLINEEVKQGTDTKDFISKELAKIKSSETKKFSEISFPENSILIATVLTHHKILGYSGNIINLKEHIRDFDDIKDKFDVDFCMKHLNHSDTKYILQRFFSLKKDLEDKNIFFKLNRGHFIYFRLALMLSDHFVSSRVNKNKKRHNKELLAKSISYGGESLKAHLSRVGKVSSIIIEDFTKIRNKLSHIYKNEINEKIFIPSRGKFLWQNKALKQLKQSSINKKPNLVFLASSTGSGKTITGIKIAAMLSGDSGIRLSVALGLRTLTTQTAKVYEDFINRDNIATLIGSTDALELNKKLEEECIENDKVDSYENIDLDGGLRSSNLPKYIKTQAYNRKRETLIDTPVLISTIDYLIKATDWRKSNHILAQLRLMSSDLIIDEIDMYGTEDFKSVTRMIYLCGLFGKNLIITTATLSKEVATAISDAYYEGNRDFSLYEGVNRDFNVHLLSDFINESYSTENIEKLEVKDKLKGSIEKLSKDIEKNDWNNKAVIFDNTSLSDYVENSIELHHKNKYSYKDIQTSIGLVKANSIKDAYKIANEFNNQAEDLDKQNIRLNLMFYHGRLLLGTRIFLEKKLDEALYRKGKIDPFLDSSIIKEAYNKKDENTTDIVNIVISTGVEEVGRDHDFDWCIVESTSTRSIIQICGRVRRHREEKAINTNVIVMKNTFKQLSEKQDSKMFNIVDYKLNSSYIMSPQKDTLPFIENNQIESEMNSYFNNKLFAKSKHTSFISNRFFTEWRAGSFQFQMILARDDTLKIIDKENVLVEIDDSRYTYIEVKEKFNYMNDSNIEDILDKLLNVLEFSEDDFEQRFRSIAIPDYIFKSPNTLLSKVYGIV